Proteins found in one Bacillus subtilis subsp. subtilis str. 168 genomic segment:
- the bacC gene encoding dihydroanticapsin 7-dehydrogenase (Evidence 1a: Function from experimental evidences in the studied strain; PubMedId: 12372825, 15609023, 18957859, 19061923, 23317005, 25261512, 25472439, 26284661, 28158843; Product type e: enzyme): protein MNLTDKTVLITGGASGIGYAAVQAFLGQQANVVVADIDEAQGEAMVRKENNDRLHFVQTDITDEAACQHAVESAVHTFGGLDVLINNAGIEIVAPIHEMELSDWNKVLQVNLTGMFLMSKHALKHMLAAGKGNIINTCSVGGLVAWPDIPAYNASKGGVLQLTKSMAVDYAKHQIRVNCVCPGIIDTPLNEKSFLENNEGTLEEIKKEKAKVNPLLRLGKPEEIANVMLFLASDLSSYMTGSAITADGGYTAQ from the coding sequence ATGAACCTCACCGATAAAACCGTCCTCATCACAGGAGGCGCATCAGGCATTGGTTATGCTGCGGTTCAGGCTTTTTTGGGCCAGCAGGCCAATGTGGTTGTGGCGGATATTGATGAAGCGCAAGGAGAAGCAATGGTACGAAAAGAAAATAATGACAGGCTGCACTTTGTGCAAACGGACATCACAGACGAAGCTGCCTGCCAGCACGCAGTTGAATCGGCGGTTCATACATTTGGCGGGCTCGATGTCTTGATTAATAATGCAGGCATCGAAATCGTGGCGCCTATTCACGAGATGGAGCTCAGCGATTGGAACAAGGTGCTGCAAGTCAATTTGACCGGCATGTTTTTAATGAGCAAACATGCACTCAAGCATATGCTGGCCGCCGGCAAGGGCAACATCATTAATACGTGCTCTGTCGGCGGACTCGTGGCATGGCCTGATATTCCTGCTTATAACGCCAGCAAAGGCGGGGTTTTGCAGCTGACTAAATCAATGGCCGTTGATTATGCGAAACATCAAATTCGGGTGAACTGCGTATGCCCGGGGATCATCGACACACCGCTGAATGAAAAATCATTCCTTGAAAATAATGAAGGCACACTTGAAGAGATTAAAAAAGAAAAAGCGAAGGTAAATCCGCTGCTGAGGCTTGGGAAACCTGAAGAAATCGCAAATGTGATGCTGTTTTTAGCCTCGGATTTATCAAGCTATATGACCGGAAGCGCCATCACCGCAGACGGAGGATACACCGCACAATAG
- the bacD gene encoding alanine-anticapsin ligase (Evidence 1a: Function from experimental evidences in the studied strain; PubMedId: 15609023, 16030213, 18957859, 19061923, 22298000, 22407814, 24702628, 25261512, 25472439, 26284661; Product type e: enzyme) yields the protein MERKTVLVIADLGGCPPHMFYKSAAEKYNLVSFIPRPFAITASHAALIEKYSVAVIKDKDYFKSLADFEHPDSIYWAHEDHNKPEEEVVEQIVKVAEMFGADAITTNNELFIAPMAKACERLGLRGAGVQAAENARDKNKMRDAFNKAGVKSIKNKRVTTLEDFRAALEEIGTPLILKPTYLASSIGVTLITDTETAEDEFNRVNDYLKSINVPKAVTFEAPFIAEEFLQGEYGDWYQTEGYSDYISIEGIMADGEYFPIAIHDKTPQIGFTETSHITPSILDEEAKKKIVEAAKKANEGLGLQNCATHTEIKLMKNREPGLIESAARFAGWNMIPNIKKVFGLDMAQLLLDVLCFGKDADLPDGLLDQEPYYVADCHLYPQHFKQNGQIPETAEDLVIEAIDIPDGLLKGDTEIVSFSAAAPGTSVDLTLFEAFNSIAAFELKGSNSQDVAESIRQIQQHAKLTAKYVLPV from the coding sequence ATGGAGAGAAAAACAGTATTGGTCATCGCTGATCTTGGAGGCTGCCCGCCGCACATGTTTTATAAAAGCGCTGCTGAAAAATATAACCTGGTCAGCTTTATTCCAAGACCTTTTGCAATTACAGCCTCCCATGCAGCATTGATTGAAAAATACTCGGTCGCGGTCATAAAAGATAAAGACTATTTTAAGAGTTTAGCTGATTTTGAACACCCTGATTCCATTTATTGGGCGCATGAAGATCATAACAAGCCTGAGGAAGAGGTCGTCGAGCAAATCGTCAAGGTTGCCGAAATGTTTGGGGCGGATGCCATCACAACAAACAATGAATTATTCATTGCTCCGATGGCGAAAGCCTGTGAACGTCTGGGCTTGAGAGGTGCCGGCGTGCAGGCAGCCGAAAATGCCAGAGATAAAAATAAAATGAGGGACGCTTTTAATAAGGCCGGAGTCAAATCGATCAAAAACAAACGAGTCACAACTCTTGAAGATTTCCGTGCTGCTCTTGAAGAGATCGGCACACCTCTTATCTTAAAGCCTACATACTTAGCGAGTTCTATCGGTGTAACGCTGATTACGGACACTGAGACGGCAGAAGATGAATTTAACAGAGTCAATGACTATCTGAAATCAATTAACGTGCCAAAGGCGGTTACGTTTGAAGCGCCGTTTATCGCTGAAGAATTTTTACAGGGTGAGTACGGAGACTGGTATCAAACAGAAGGGTACTCCGACTATATCAGTATAGAAGGCATCATGGCTGACGGTGAGTATTTCCCGATCGCCATTCATGATAAAACGCCGCAAATCGGGTTTACAGAGACATCCCACATTACGCCGTCCATTCTGGATGAAGAGGCAAAAAAGAAAATTGTCGAAGCTGCCAAAAAGGCAAATGAAGGGCTTGGACTGCAAAATTGCGCAACACATACAGAGATCAAGCTAATGAAAAACAGAGAACCGGGTTTAATAGAGTCGGCAGCCAGATTTGCCGGCTGGAATATGATCCCCAATATTAAAAAGGTCTTTGGCCTTGATATGGCGCAATTATTATTAGATGTCCTCTGTTTCGGAAAAGACGCCGATCTGCCGGACGGATTATTGGATCAAGAGCCTTATTATGTTGCCGACTGCCATTTGTACCCGCAGCATTTCAAACAAAATGGCCAAATTCCTGAAACTGCTGAGGATTTGGTCATTGAAGCGATCGATATTCCGGACGGGCTTTTAAAAGGGGATACTGAAATCGTTTCTTTTTCGGCCGCAGCACCAGGCACTTCAGTTGATTTGACATTGTTTGAAGCTTTCAATTCCATTGCTGCATTTGAACTGAAAGGCAGTAATTCACAGGATGTGGCTGAATCAATCAGACAAATTCAGCAGCATGCGAAGCTGACGGCAAAGTATGTGCTGCCAGTATGA
- the hemQ gene encoding iron-coproporphyrin (coproheme) decarboxylase (Evidence 1a: Function from experimental evidences in the studied strain; PubMedId: 15317589, 16403788, 20543190, 25711532, 26083961, 27599156, 27758026, 27597779, 27936663, 27982566; Product type e: enzyme) yields the protein MSEQQMTNEAAKTLDGWYALHDFRTMDWASWKLLSSDERQSIIHEFTGLLEKWGVAQKEGKGSQTLYSIVGQKADFMLMILRPTMEELNQIELEFNKSRLAEFTIPAYSYVSVVELSNYLASGDGDPYENPHVRARLYPELPESKYVCFYPMDKRRSGNDNWYMLSMEERRNLMRSHGLIGRSYAGKVKQIITGSVGFDDYEWGVTLFSDDVLQFKKLVYEMRFDEVSARYGEFGSFFVGNHLSLDTLPQFLYV from the coding sequence ATGAGTGAACAGCAAATGACGAATGAAGCGGCAAAAACGCTTGACGGCTGGTATGCGCTTCATGATTTCCGCACAATGGATTGGGCTTCCTGGAAGCTTCTGTCCAGTGATGAGCGCCAATCTATCATACATGAATTCACCGGGTTGCTTGAAAAATGGGGCGTAGCCCAAAAAGAAGGAAAAGGATCGCAAACTCTTTACAGCATCGTCGGCCAAAAAGCTGATTTTATGCTGATGATCCTTCGTCCTACAATGGAAGAATTAAATCAAATTGAGCTTGAATTCAACAAATCAAGACTTGCTGAGTTCACCATTCCGGCATACTCCTACGTATCAGTGGTAGAGCTGAGCAACTACTTGGCAAGCGGTGACGGCGATCCTTATGAAAATCCGCATGTGCGCGCTCGCCTTTACCCTGAACTGCCGGAATCTAAATATGTATGCTTCTATCCAATGGATAAAAGAAGATCTGGCAACGACAACTGGTATATGCTTTCAATGGAAGAACGCAGAAACTTGATGAGAAGCCACGGTTTAATCGGCCGCAGCTATGCGGGCAAAGTCAAACAGATCATCACCGGCTCTGTCGGCTTTGACGATTACGAGTGGGGCGTTACATTATTTAGCGATGATGTCCTTCAATTCAAGAAGCTAGTGTACGAAATGCGTTTTGACGAAGTCAGCGCTCGCTATGGCGAATTTGGTTCATTCTTTGTCGGCAATCACCTTTCGCTTGATACACTTCCTCAATTCTTATATGTATAA
- the bacA gene encoding prephenate decarboxylase (Evidence 1a: Function from experimental evidences in the studied strain; PubMedId: 12372825, 15609023, 19776011, 18957859, 19061923, 20052993, 20863139, 25261512, 25472439, 26284661; Product type e: enzyme), whose amino-acid sequence MIILDNSIQTKKRTDSLSKLITVNTLGPEGTSSEYAAKHFISNFTLLQGLNSKLSLHDTFESCIERTLQSPLEYTIVPHAYDGIKHFYMRPDLQLLQIFRCDTPMYGLAVRPDFEFRDDMLDTSVIVSHPSPINLIKYFTRKDVRFKLVNSTSQAARKVKEGLYDIALTNELARQKYGLTFVKTFKSIPMSWSLFGKGDVDDEN is encoded by the coding sequence ATGATTATATTGGATAATAGCATTCAGACAAAAAAAAGAACTGATTCACTATCCAAACTCATTACAGTCAACACGCTCGGCCCTGAGGGGACAAGCAGTGAGTACGCAGCAAAGCATTTCATTTCCAATTTTACTCTTCTACAAGGGCTGAACAGTAAATTGTCCTTGCATGATACTTTTGAATCGTGCATCGAAAGGACGCTCCAAAGCCCGCTGGAATATACCATCGTCCCACATGCTTACGATGGCATTAAGCATTTCTACATGAGGCCGGATTTGCAGCTATTGCAGATCTTCAGGTGCGATACACCGATGTACGGCCTGGCTGTTCGTCCTGATTTTGAATTCAGAGACGATATGCTTGATACATCTGTTATTGTTTCACATCCTTCACCTATTAATTTAATAAAATATTTTACCCGCAAAGATGTTCGTTTCAAACTAGTCAATTCAACCAGTCAAGCCGCAAGAAAAGTAAAAGAAGGTTTGTATGACATTGCCTTAACCAATGAGCTTGCACGGCAAAAGTACGGGCTAACCTTTGTAAAAACATTCAAAAGCATTCCAATGAGCTGGTCATTATTTGGAAAAGGAGACGTTGATGATGAAAACTAA
- the bacG gene encoding cyclohexenol-containing tetrahydro-4-hydroxyphenylpyruvate H(4)HPP in bacilysin synthesis (Evidence 1a: Function from experimental evidences in the studied strain; PubMedId: 12372825, 20052993, 23519407, 25644640; Product type e: enzyme): MSKRTAFVMGASQGIGKAIALKLADQHFSLVINSRNLDNIESVKEDILAKHPEASVIVLAGDMSDQHTRAGIFQKIESQCGRLDVLINNIPGGAPDTFDNCNIEDMTATFTQKTVAYIDAIKRASSLMKQNEFGRIINIVGNLWKEPGANMFTNSMMNAALINASKNISIQLAPHNITVNCLNPGFIATDRYHQFVENVMKKNSISKQKAEEQIASGIPMKRVGSAEETAALAAFLASEEASYITGQQISADGGSMKSI; the protein is encoded by the coding sequence TTGTCAAAACGAACCGCATTTGTTATGGGAGCCAGTCAAGGGATCGGGAAAGCAATCGCTCTGAAATTAGCAGACCAGCACTTTTCCCTCGTCATTAATTCGCGAAATTTGGATAATATTGAATCTGTCAAAGAAGACATTTTGGCCAAGCATCCTGAGGCGAGCGTCATTGTCCTTGCGGGCGATATGTCTGACCAGCATACGAGAGCGGGCATTTTTCAGAAAATCGAATCTCAATGCGGACGGCTTGATGTTCTGATTAATAATATCCCGGGCGGCGCGCCTGACACATTTGATAACTGCAATATAGAGGATATGACGGCCACGTTCACTCAAAAGACCGTTGCCTATATTGACGCAATCAAGCGTGCTTCCTCACTGATGAAACAAAACGAGTTTGGCAGAATCATCAACATTGTCGGAAATCTGTGGAAAGAACCCGGCGCCAACATGTTCACAAACAGTATGATGAATGCCGCTTTAATTAACGCCAGTAAAAATATTTCCATCCAGCTTGCTCCTCACAACATTACTGTCAACTGTCTGAATCCTGGTTTTATCGCTACAGACCGTTATCATCAATTTGTGGAAAATGTGATGAAAAAGAACAGCATATCCAAACAGAAAGCAGAAGAACAGATTGCTTCCGGGATTCCGATGAAACGGGTCGGATCAGCCGAAGAAACCGCAGCGCTCGCCGCATTTCTTGCCTCTGAGGAAGCCTCCTACATCACGGGACAGCAAATTTCCGCTGACGGCGGCAGCATGAAAAGCATATAA
- the bacB gene encoding 3-((4R)-4-hydroxycyclohexa-1, 5-dien-1-yl)-2-oxopropanoate isomerase (Evidence 1a: Function from experimental evidences in the studied strain; PubMedId: 12372825, 14697267, 15609023, 15628860, 18957859, 19061923, 19776011, 20445239, 22483065, 22765234, 25261512, 25472439, 26284661; Product type e: enzyme) yields the protein MKTKEDMQELYFPTPKLIEWENGVRQYSTVRGDTEVLMSYVPPHTNVEPHQHKEVQIGMVVSGELMMTVGDVTRKMTALESAYIAPPHVPHGARNDTDQEVIAIDIKRLKADETYTSPEDYFLDIFKTRDLLPGMEVTFFVEDWVEIMLAKIPGNGGEMPFHKHRNEQIGICIGGGYDMTVEGCTVEMKFGTAYFCEPREDHGAINRSEKESKSINIFFPPRYNRAKAKKMKADE from the coding sequence ATGAAAACTAAAGAAGATATGCAGGAGCTTTATTTCCCGACACCGAAATTAATTGAATGGGAAAACGGAGTGAGGCAGTATTCAACCGTACGAGGGGATACTGAAGTATTAATGTCTTACGTCCCGCCGCATACCAATGTTGAACCCCATCAGCATAAGGAGGTCCAAATCGGCATGGTCGTTTCTGGCGAGCTGATGATGACTGTCGGAGATGTGACAAGAAAAATGACAGCCTTGGAATCTGCCTATATCGCGCCGCCGCATGTGCCTCACGGGGCAAGAAACGACACAGACCAAGAAGTGATTGCTATTGATATCAAGCGGCTGAAAGCTGATGAAACATATACAAGTCCTGAGGACTACTTTTTGGATATTTTCAAAACAAGAGACCTGCTGCCGGGCATGGAAGTCACGTTCTTTGTTGAGGATTGGGTAGAAATTATGCTTGCCAAAATCCCTGGAAATGGCGGAGAAATGCCTTTCCATAAACATCGGAATGAACAAATAGGCATCTGCATCGGCGGCGGCTATGACATGACGGTCGAAGGCTGCACAGTCGAGATGAAATTCGGCACAGCCTATTTCTGTGAGCCTCGCGAAGATCATGGTGCCATCAACCGTTCAGAAAAAGAATCAAAATCGATTAATATCTTCTTCCCGCCGCGCTATAACAGGGCAAAAGCAAAAAAAATGAAGGCGGATGAATGA
- the pta gene encoding phosphotransacetylase (Evidence 1a: Function from experimental evidences in the studied strain; PubMedId: 4201530, 10559153, 10809684, 16283428, 17183215, 17233734, 21453533, 23468065, 25355936; Product type e: enzyme), with translation MADLFSTVQEKVAGKDVKIVFPEGLDERILEAVSKLAGNKVLNPIVIGNENEIQAKAKELNLTLGGVKIYDPHTYEGMEDLVQAFVERRKGKATEEQARKALLDENYFGTMLVYKGLADGLVSGAAHSTADTVRPALQIIKTKEGVKKTSGVFIMARGEEQYVFADCAINIAPDSQDLAEIAIESANTAKMFDIEPRVAMLSFSTKGSAKSDETEKVADAVKIAKEKAPELTLDGEFQFDAAFVPSVAEKKAPDSEIKGDANVFVFPSLEAGNIGYKIAQRLGNFEAVGPILQGLNMPVNDLSRGCNAEDVYNLALITAAQAL, from the coding sequence GTGGCAGATTTATTTTCAACAGTGCAAGAAAAAGTAGCTGGAAAAGACGTTAAAATTGTATTTCCTGAAGGCTTAGACGAGCGTATTTTAGAAGCGGTCAGCAAGCTTGCAGGAAACAAAGTGCTGAATCCGATTGTGATCGGCAATGAAAATGAGATCCAAGCAAAAGCAAAAGAATTGAACCTTACGCTGGGCGGCGTTAAGATTTATGATCCTCATACATATGAAGGCATGGAAGACCTTGTACAAGCATTCGTAGAACGCCGCAAAGGCAAAGCGACTGAAGAACAGGCTCGTAAAGCATTATTAGACGAGAACTACTTCGGTACAATGCTGGTGTATAAAGGACTTGCAGACGGACTTGTAAGCGGAGCTGCTCACTCAACTGCTGACACTGTCCGCCCGGCTCTTCAAATCATCAAAACAAAAGAAGGCGTGAAAAAGACTTCAGGCGTGTTCATCATGGCTCGCGGAGAAGAGCAATACGTATTCGCAGATTGCGCGATCAACATTGCACCTGACAGCCAAGATCTTGCCGAGATTGCGATCGAAAGTGCCAATACGGCAAAAATGTTCGACATTGAGCCTCGCGTGGCAATGCTCAGCTTCTCTACAAAAGGCTCAGCAAAATCTGATGAAACAGAAAAAGTAGCGGATGCAGTGAAAATCGCGAAAGAAAAAGCGCCTGAACTGACACTTGACGGCGAATTCCAATTTGATGCTGCATTTGTTCCATCTGTAGCTGAGAAAAAAGCGCCGGATTCCGAGATCAAAGGGGACGCTAACGTATTCGTATTCCCAAGTCTTGAAGCAGGAAACATCGGCTATAAAATCGCTCAGCGTTTGGGCAACTTTGAAGCGGTAGGACCAATCCTGCAAGGTTTAAATATGCCTGTAAACGACCTTTCAAGAGGATGTAACGCTGAAGATGTTTACAATCTCGCATTAATTACAGCGGCGCAAGCACTGTAA
- the bacF gene encoding phenylalanine aminotransferase forming tetrahydrotyrosine in bacilysin synthesis (Evidence 1a: Function from experimental evidences in the studied strain; PubMedId: 12372825, 12670965, 15609023, 20052993, 18957859, 19061923, 25261512, 25472439, 26284661; Product type e: enzyme), which translates to MEITPSDVIKTLPRQEFSLVFQKVKEMEKTGAHIINLGQGNPDLPTPPHIVEALREASLNPSFHGYGPFRGYPFLKEAIAAFYKREYGVTINPETEVALFGGGKAGLYVLTQCLLNPGDIALVPNPGYPEYLSGITMARAELYEMPLYEENGYLPDFEKIDPAVLEKAKLMFLNYPNNPTGAVADAAFYAKAAAFAKEHNIHLIHDFAYGAFEFDQKPASFLEAEDAKTVGAELYSFSKTFNMAGWRMAFAVGNEKIIQAVNEFQDHVFVGMFGGLQQAASAALSGDPEHTESLKRIYKERIDFFTALCEKELGWKMEKPKGTFYVWAEIPNTFETSHQFSDYLLEHAHVVVTPGEIFGSNGKRHVRISMVSKQEDLREFVTRIQKLNLPFGSLQETSR; encoded by the coding sequence ATGGAAATAACACCGTCCGATGTCATCAAGACACTTCCAAGGCAGGAGTTTTCTCTCGTTTTTCAAAAGGTAAAGGAAATGGAAAAAACGGGAGCCCATATCATTAATCTCGGACAGGGGAACCCTGACCTTCCCACTCCGCCGCATATTGTCGAGGCTTTGCGGGAGGCTTCTCTGAATCCTTCGTTTCATGGATACGGCCCTTTCAGGGGCTATCCTTTTTTAAAGGAAGCGATCGCCGCTTTCTATAAAAGGGAATACGGAGTGACAATCAATCCTGAAACGGAAGTCGCGCTTTTCGGAGGCGGGAAAGCCGGATTGTATGTGCTGACACAATGCCTGCTCAATCCGGGAGACATCGCTTTAGTCCCGAATCCAGGCTATCCTGAATATTTATCAGGGATTACGATGGCGCGAGCTGAGCTTTACGAAATGCCGCTGTATGAAGAAAATGGCTATCTGCCGGATTTTGAAAAGATTGATCCAGCCGTGCTGGAAAAAGCGAAGCTTATGTTTTTAAACTATCCGAACAACCCCACTGGAGCTGTGGCTGATGCGGCTTTTTATGCAAAAGCTGCTGCTTTTGCGAAAGAGCATAACATCCATTTGATTCATGATTTTGCATACGGGGCGTTTGAATTCGATCAAAAACCGGCCAGCTTTCTTGAGGCAGAGGATGCCAAAACTGTCGGAGCAGAGCTTTATTCATTTTCAAAAACATTTAACATGGCCGGCTGGAGAATGGCGTTTGCGGTTGGGAACGAAAAAATCATTCAGGCCGTCAATGAATTTCAGGATCATGTATTTGTCGGCATGTTCGGCGGGCTGCAGCAGGCAGCGAGTGCGGCGCTTTCTGGAGATCCGGAGCATACGGAATCGTTGAAACGAATTTATAAGGAACGAATTGACTTTTTTACGGCGCTTTGTGAAAAGGAACTGGGCTGGAAGATGGAAAAGCCAAAAGGAACCTTTTACGTATGGGCTGAAATTCCGAATACGTTTGAGACATCTCACCAATTTTCCGATTACTTGCTGGAGCATGCCCATGTCGTAGTCACACCGGGCGAAATTTTTGGAAGCAACGGAAAAAGGCATGTCAGAATCTCAATGGTGTCGAAGCAGGAGGATCTGCGGGAATTTGTCACGCGGATTCAAAAGCTGAACCTGCCGTTCGGGTCATTACAAGAAACATCCCGCTAA
- the bacE gene encoding efflux protein for bacilysin excretion, self-protection against bacilysin (Evidence 1a: Function from experimental evidences in the studied strain; PubMedId: 12372825, 15609023, 15849754, 16850406, 18957859, 19061923, 25261512, 25472439, 26284661; Product type t: transporter), with protein MKQLKPNSKYLLYGQALSFMGDYCVLPALLILSTYYHDYWVTSGVIVVRSIPMVFQPFLGVLVDRLDRIKIMLWTDIIRGIIFLGLTFLPKGEYPLIFLALLFITYGSGVFFNPARLAVMSSLESDIKSINTLFAKATTISIIVGAAAGGLFLLGGSVELAVAFNGVTYLVSAFFISRIKLQFVPIQSENIKEAFQSFKEGLKEIKTNSFVLNAMFTMITMALLWGVVYSYFPIVSRFLGDGEIGNFILTFCIGFGGFIGAALVSKWGFNNNRGLTYFTVLSIVSLALFLFTPIFAVSVIAAILFFIAMEYGEVLAKVKVQENAANQIQGRIFSVAEASIGLCISIGSMFINILSAPVIMGLIVVIVCGLFLHTKLVNKSFLERDNKTEQKGVF; from the coding sequence ATGAAACAGCTGAAACCCAACTCTAAATACTTGCTTTACGGGCAGGCGCTATCGTTCATGGGAGACTATTGTGTTCTCCCTGCCCTGCTCATTTTGTCTACATATTATCACGATTATTGGGTGACGTCCGGGGTCATCGTGGTCAGAAGCATTCCGATGGTGTTTCAGCCGTTTTTGGGTGTTCTGGTCGACCGGTTAGACAGAATTAAGATCATGCTGTGGACGGATATCATCAGAGGCATCATCTTTTTGGGGCTCACATTTCTTCCAAAAGGCGAGTATCCGCTGATTTTTCTGGCCCTGCTGTTTATTACTTATGGAAGCGGCGTGTTTTTTAATCCCGCCCGTCTCGCTGTCATGTCGTCCTTGGAATCAGATATTAAAAGCATCAACACGTTATTTGCAAAAGCGACAACCATCTCCATTATCGTCGGGGCGGCTGCCGGAGGGCTCTTTCTGTTAGGCGGATCTGTAGAGCTGGCTGTTGCCTTTAACGGTGTGACATACTTGGTTTCGGCATTTTTTATCAGCCGCATCAAGCTGCAATTTGTGCCGATTCAATCTGAAAACATTAAAGAGGCCTTTCAGTCTTTTAAGGAAGGACTCAAGGAAATCAAAACCAATTCATTCGTATTAAACGCCATGTTTACGATGATTACAATGGCTTTGCTGTGGGGAGTTGTGTACAGCTATTTTCCGATTGTCAGCCGCTTTCTGGGTGACGGGGAAATCGGCAACTTTATTCTCACGTTCTGCATCGGCTTCGGCGGCTTTATCGGAGCGGCGCTTGTCAGCAAATGGGGCTTTAACAACAATAGAGGCCTGACGTACTTTACCGTTTTATCCATTGTCTCGCTGGCGCTGTTTTTATTCACACCGATATTCGCTGTTTCTGTCATCGCGGCGATCCTCTTTTTCATCGCGATGGAATACGGGGAAGTGCTTGCAAAAGTGAAGGTTCAGGAAAATGCGGCAAACCAGATTCAAGGGCGCATTTTTTCAGTGGCCGAAGCGTCTATCGGATTATGCATTTCTATTGGTTCAATGTTCATTAACATCCTAAGCGCTCCGGTCATTATGGGGCTGATTGTCGTGATCGTATGCGGTTTGTTTTTGCATACGAAGCTCGTCAACAAATCGTTTTTGGAACGGGATAACAAAACGGAGCAAAAAGGAGTCTTTTAG